In the Canis lupus dingo isolate Sandy chromosome 36, ASM325472v2, whole genome shotgun sequence genome, one interval contains:
- the TTC30B gene encoding tetratricopeptide repeat protein 30B has protein sequence MAGLGGAHVPDGEFTAVVYRLLRDARYAEAVQLLGAELQRSPRSRAGLSLLGYCYYRLQEFALAAECYEQLGQLHPELEQYRLYQAQALYKACLYPEATRVAFLLLDNPAYRGRVLRLQAAIKYSEGDLPGAKSLVEQLLSAEGGDDSGGDGEPDGQVNLGCLLYKEGQYEAACSKFFAALQASGYRPDLSYNLALAYYSRRQYASALKHIADIIEHGIRRHPELGVGMTTEGIDVRSVGNTLVLHQTALVEAFNLKAAIEYQLRNYEAAQEALTDMPPRSEEELDPVTLHNQALMNMDTRPTEGFEKLQFLLQQNPFPPETFGNLLLLYCKYEYFDLAADVLAENAHLTYRLLTPYLYDFLDAMITCQTAPEEAFVKLDGLAGMLTEQLRRLTIQVQEARHNRDDEAVKKAVNEYDDTLEKYIPVLMAQAKIYWNLENYPMVEKIFRKSVEFCNDHDVWKLNVAHVLFMQENKYKEAIGFYEPIVKKHYDNILNVSAIVLANLCVSYIMTSQNEEAEELMRKIEEEEQLSYDDPDKKIYHLCIVNLVIGTLYCAKGNYDFGISRVIKSLEPYHKKLGTDTWYYAKRCFLSLLENMSKHTIMLRDSVIQECVQFLEQCELYGRNIPAVIEQPLEEERMHTGKNTVTYESRQLKALIYEIIGWNI, from the coding sequence ATGGCCGGGCTGGGCGGCGCGCACGTCCCCGATGGCGAGTTCACCGCCGTCGTGTACCGGCTCCTCCGCGACGCCCGCTACGCCGAGGCGGTGCAGCTGCTGGGCGCCGAGCTGCAGCGGAGCCCGAGGAGCCGCGCCGGCCTGTCGCTGCTCGGCTACTGCTACTACCGCCTGCAGGAGTTCGCGCTGGCCGCCGAGTGCTATGAGCAGCTGGGCCAGCTGCACCCGGAGCTCGAGCAGTACCGCCTGTACCAGGCCCAGGCCCTGTACAAGGCCTGCCTCTACCCGGAGGCCACCCGCGTGGCCTTCCTGCTGCTGGACAACCCCGCCTACCGCGGCCGGGTCCTCCGCCTGCAGGCCGCCATCAAGTACAGCGAGGGCGACCTGCCCGGGGCCAAGAGCCTGGTGGAGCAGCTGCTGAGCGCGGAAGGCGGGGACGACAGCGGGGGCGACGGCGAGCCCGACGGCCAGGTCAACCTGGGCTGTTTGCTCTACAAGGAGGGACAGTACGAAGCCGCGTGCTCCAAGTTCTTCGCGGCGCTGCAGGCCTCGGGCTACCGGCCCGACCTGTCCTACAACCTGGCCTTGGCCTATTACAGCCGCCGGCAGTACGCCTCGGCGCTGAAGCATATCGCCGACATCATCGAACATGGTATCCGCAGGCACCCGGAGCTCGGTGTGGGCATGACCACCGAGGGCATTGATGTCCGAAGCGTTGGCAACACCTTAGTGCTTCACCAGACCGCCCTGGTCGAGGCCTTCAACCTCAAGGCCGCCATAGAGTACCAACTGAGAAACTATGAGGCGGCCCAGGAGGCCCTCACGGACATGCCACCGAGGTCAGAAGAAGAGTTGGACCCCGTGACCCTGCACAACCAGGCGCTGATGAACATGGACACCAGGCCTACGGAAGGGTTTGAAAAGCTACAGTTTCTGCTCCAGCAGAACCCCTTCCCCCCAGAGACCTTTGGCAACCTGCTGCTGCTCTACTGTAAGTATGAGTATTTTGACCTGGCGGCCGATGTCCTGGCAGAGAATGCCCATTTGACCTACAGGCTTCTCACCCCCTATCTCTATGACTTCTTGGATGCCATGATCACCTGCCAGACGGCTCCGGAAGAGGCTTTCGTTAAGCTTGACGGGCTGGCAGGGATGCTGACCGAACAGCTCCGGAGACTCACCATCCAAGTACAGGAAGCAAGACACAATAGAGACGATGAAGCTGTCAAGAAGGCAGTGAATGAGTATGATGACACCCTGGAGAAGTACATCCCCGTGTTGATGGCCCAGGCAAAGATCTACTGGAACCTTGAGAATTATCCAATGGTGGAAAAGATCTTCCGCAAATCTGTGGAATTCTGTAATGACCACGATGTGTGGAAGCTGAACGTGGCTCACGTCCTGTTCATgcaggaaaacaaatacaaagaagcCATCGGTTTCTATGAGCCCATAGTCAAGAAGCATTATGACAACATCTTGAACGTCAGTGCTATCGTGCTGGCTAACCTGTGTGTTTCGTACATTATGACAAGTCAGAATGAAGAAGCTGAGGAGTTGATGAGAAAGATTGAGGAGGAAGAGCAGCTGTCCTACGATGACCCCGATAAGAAAATCTACCATCTCTGCATTGTGAATTTGGTGATAGGGACACTCTATTGTGCCAAAGGAAATTATGACTTTGGTATTTCTCGGGTTATCAAAAGCCTGGAACCTTATCATAAGAAACTGGGAACTGACACCTGGTATTATGCCAAAAGATGCTTCCTGTCCTTATTAGAAAACATGTCAAAACATACGATCATGCTCCGTGACAGTGTTATTCAAGAATGTGTCCAGTTTCTAGAACAATGTGAACTTTATGGCAGAAACATTCCTGCTGTTATTGAACAACccctggaagaagaaagaatgcaCACTGGAAAGAATACAGTCACATACGAGTCCAGACAGTTAAAGGCTTTGATTTATGAGATTATAGGATGGAATATATAG